A portion of the Halobacillus ihumii genome contains these proteins:
- the acsA gene encoding acetate--CoA ligase, whose amino-acid sequence MSDSILPPRRGSYNIAEEWMEGEPFSWERVHPTFTWYRTGQVNMTYECVDRHVLNGKGEKTALRYFSDTENFSLTYRELQQEVNRWSHVLAASGVKKGDFVFVFLPKHPYCYIAMLAAIKVGAVVGPLFEAFMEEAVRDRINDCEGEFLITDSSFLSRVHREEIPSLKKVFTTDKEAGEADLSITAEAEKADDEFDTVWVDLDDGLNIHYTSGSTGKPKGIIHAHRNMIQQYQTGRWVLDLKDDDIYWCTAHPGWVTGTVYGVFAPLLNGVTTVIHGGRFSAEAWYQVLEHAGVTVWYSAPTAFRMLKAVGDKTLKKYDLSSLRHILSVGEPLNPEVIHWGVEALNLRIHDTWWMTETGAQLVANLPTRPIKPGSMGRPIPGIEVAVLNEEGDELRPGETGHLAIRSSWPAIMKEVWKNEQKYQSYFPYGKEWYIAGDLAYLDEDGYVFFQGRSDDMINSSGERIGPFEVESKLLEHPAVKEAGVIGKPDPVRGEIVKAFIALNDSFQESKELIEEVRLFVRGRLAAHSAPREIEVIQELPKTQISGKVLRRELKKGEINQAG is encoded by the coding sequence ATGTCTGATTCAATTCTACCTCCAAGGCGCGGGAGTTATAACATAGCAGAAGAATGGATGGAAGGAGAGCCTTTCTCCTGGGAGCGAGTTCATCCAACCTTTACCTGGTATCGTACAGGACAGGTAAACATGACTTATGAATGTGTAGATCGCCATGTTCTTAATGGAAAGGGGGAGAAGACAGCTCTGCGGTACTTTTCAGATACCGAGAATTTCTCATTGACTTACAGAGAATTGCAGCAAGAAGTGAATCGCTGGAGCCATGTACTTGCGGCATCTGGTGTGAAGAAAGGTGACTTTGTATTTGTTTTCTTACCGAAGCACCCATATTGTTATATTGCCATGCTGGCGGCAATAAAGGTTGGGGCTGTTGTAGGGCCATTATTTGAAGCCTTTATGGAGGAGGCAGTTCGTGATCGGATCAATGATTGTGAAGGTGAATTTCTGATTACCGATTCCAGCTTTCTATCCCGTGTTCATCGTGAGGAAATCCCGAGTTTAAAGAAGGTCTTTACAACAGACAAAGAAGCAGGAGAGGCAGATTTATCGATTACAGCTGAGGCTGAAAAAGCTGATGACGAGTTTGATACCGTCTGGGTGGACCTTGATGATGGTTTAAATATTCATTATACATCAGGTTCCACAGGCAAGCCGAAAGGGATTATACATGCTCACCGAAATATGATTCAGCAATACCAGACAGGTCGCTGGGTACTTGATCTAAAGGATGATGATATTTACTGGTGTACTGCTCATCCAGGCTGGGTCACAGGAACGGTGTACGGTGTGTTTGCCCCTCTGCTAAACGGTGTTACGACAGTGATTCACGGCGGCCGCTTTTCAGCAGAAGCCTGGTATCAAGTACTTGAGCACGCTGGAGTGACGGTATGGTATAGCGCGCCGACTGCTTTCCGTATGCTGAAGGCAGTGGGTGATAAAACATTAAAGAAATATGATCTTTCCTCATTAAGACATATTCTGAGTGTGGGGGAACCACTAAATCCGGAAGTTATCCATTGGGGTGTAGAAGCCTTAAACTTAAGAATTCATGACACATGGTGGATGACAGAAACAGGTGCACAATTAGTGGCTAACTTGCCTACACGTCCCATTAAACCGGGTTCGATGGGACGTCCGATTCCAGGCATAGAGGTTGCCGTGTTAAATGAAGAAGGAGATGAGCTGCGTCCTGGCGAAACCGGGCATTTAGCCATCCGATCTTCCTGGCCTGCTATTATGAAGGAAGTTTGGAAAAACGAACAAAAATATCAATCTTACTTTCCTTATGGAAAAGAGTGGTACATTGCAGGAGACCTTGCCTATTTAGATGAAGATGGTTATGTGTTTTTCCAGGGTAGAAGCGATGACATGATCAATTCATCTGGAGAACGCATTGGTCCTTTTGAAGTTGAAAGCAAGCTGCTTGAGCACCCAGCTGTGAAAGAGGCAGGAGTAATTGGCAAGCCTGATCCAGTCCGGGGCGAGATTGTTAAAGCCTTTATTGCATTGAATGATAGCTTTCAGGAAAGTAAAGAGCTGATCGAGGAGGTTCGCTTATTTGTCCGAGGCCGACTAGCTGCTCACTCTGCTCCTCGAGAAATCGAGGTGATTCAAGAGTTGCCGAAAACACAGATAAGCGGAAAGGTGTTAAGAAGAGAATTGAAAAAAGGAGAGATTAACCAGGCAGGGTAA